The Streptomyces spororaveus genome includes a region encoding these proteins:
- a CDS encoding chitosanase, which translates to MLAIGALLGSALIAVPVAAHATAAPAPAAEPATAAAAAAAVGLDDPAKKEIAMKIVSSAENSSLDWKAQYKYIEDIDDGRGYTAGIIGFCSGTGDMLDLVEYYTQIKPGNVLAKYLPALRRVDGSDSHAGLDPNFTKDWAKAAQDADFRKAQDRERDRVYFNPSVNQGKADGIGVLGQFIYYDAIVMHGDGGDSTSFRNIRKRALTKAKPPSQGGNETTYLNAFLDARVWAMKQEEAHSDTSRVDTAQRVFLKKGNLNLNTPLDWKVYGDPFHIG; encoded by the coding sequence ATGCTGGCGATCGGCGCACTGCTCGGCAGCGCGCTGATCGCCGTCCCCGTCGCCGCTCATGCCACCGCGGCCCCTGCCCCCGCGGCGGAGCCCGCGACGGCCGCGGCCGCGGCCGCAGCCGTAGGACTCGACGATCCGGCGAAGAAGGAGATCGCCATGAAGATCGTCTCCAGCGCGGAGAACTCCTCGCTGGACTGGAAGGCGCAGTACAAGTACATAGAGGACATAGACGACGGCCGCGGTTACACGGCCGGCATCATCGGATTCTGTTCCGGCACCGGCGACATGCTCGACCTCGTCGAGTACTACACGCAGATCAAGCCGGGCAACGTGCTCGCCAAGTACCTCCCCGCCCTGCGCAGGGTCGACGGCAGCGACTCGCACGCCGGCCTCGATCCGAACTTCACCAAGGACTGGGCGAAGGCGGCCCAGGACGCCGACTTCAGGAAGGCCCAGGACCGCGAGCGCGACCGGGTCTACTTCAATCCGTCCGTGAACCAGGGCAAGGCCGACGGGATCGGCGTACTGGGCCAGTTCATCTACTACGACGCCATCGTGATGCACGGCGACGGGGGCGACTCCACCAGCTTCCGCAACATCCGCAAGCGCGCCCTGACCAAGGCCAAGCCCCCGTCGCAGGGCGGCAACGAGACCACGTACCTCAACGCCTTCCTCGACGCCCGGGTCTGGGCGATGAAGCAGGAGGAGGCGCACAGCGACACCAGCCGGGTCGACACCGCGCAGCGGGTCTTCCTGAAGAAGGGCAACCTGAACCTCAACACGCCGCTGGACTGGAAGGTCTACGGCGATCCCTTCCACATCGGCTGA
- the corA gene encoding magnesium/cobalt transporter CorA, which produces MFSNLRRVVRRSYRRAVDLSHPARSPLGSAVVNCVVYRDGVRQDDCAEVEEALRRVRKTGDGFVWIGLHEPARSELAGLAELFGLHPLAVEDAVNAHQRPKVERYDDTLFSVFKTVRYVEHEELTATSEVVETGELMAFTGQDFIITIRHGGRGTLGPVREELERAPEQLANGPAAVLHAMADHVVDDYAAVTDAVQNDIDAVETAVFSEDGGRGDAGRIYQLKRELLELRRAVAPLSRPLQQLATQPIPVIPPETRAYFRNVADHLTRATEQISAYDNLLDSILQAHLAQVTVAQNEDMRKITAWAAIVAVPTMVCGVYGMNFDHMPELHWTYGYPLVLGVMALACFVIHRGFRRNGWL; this is translated from the coding sequence ATGTTCAGCAACCTGCGCCGGGTCGTACGGCGCAGCTACCGGCGGGCCGTCGACCTCAGCCACCCGGCCCGCTCCCCGCTCGGCAGTGCGGTGGTCAACTGCGTGGTCTACCGGGACGGCGTACGGCAGGACGACTGCGCCGAGGTGGAGGAGGCGCTGCGCCGGGTCCGCAAGACGGGTGACGGCTTCGTCTGGATCGGCCTGCACGAGCCGGCGAGGTCGGAGCTGGCCGGGCTGGCCGAGCTGTTCGGCCTGCACCCCCTCGCCGTCGAGGACGCCGTGAACGCGCACCAGCGTCCCAAGGTGGAGCGTTACGACGACACGCTGTTCTCCGTTTTCAAGACCGTGCGCTACGTGGAGCACGAGGAGCTGACCGCGACCAGTGAGGTGGTGGAGACCGGCGAGCTGATGGCCTTCACCGGCCAGGACTTCATCATCACCATCCGGCACGGCGGCCGCGGCACACTGGGCCCGGTCCGCGAGGAGCTCGAGCGCGCCCCGGAGCAACTGGCCAACGGTCCCGCGGCCGTTCTGCACGCCATGGCCGACCACGTGGTCGACGACTACGCGGCCGTCACGGACGCGGTGCAGAACGACATCGACGCCGTCGAGACCGCGGTGTTCAGCGAGGACGGCGGCCGCGGCGACGCGGGACGGATCTACCAGCTCAAGCGCGAACTCCTGGAGCTCAGGCGGGCGGTGGCGCCACTGAGCCGCCCGCTCCAGCAACTGGCCACGCAGCCGATACCGGTCATCCCGCCGGAGACCCGTGCGTACTTCCGGAACGTGGCCGACCACCTGACCCGGGCCACCGAGCAGATCAGCGCCTACGACAACCTCCTCGACTCCATCCTGCAGGCCCACTTGGCGCAGGTGACGGTCGCCCAGAACGAGGACATGCGCAAGATCACGGCGTGGGCGGCCATCGTGGCCGTCCCGACCATGGTCTGCGGGGTGTACGGCATGAACTTCGACCACATGCCCGAACTGCACTGGACCTACGGCTATCCGCTGGTGCTCGGCGTCATGGCGCTCGCCTGTTTCGTCATCCACCGGGGCTTCAGGCGTAACGGCTGGCTCTGA
- a CDS encoding TOBE domain-containing protein, whose protein sequence is MESYTIGQAARMLGVSVDTARRWADAERFPTHREGTRRMVDGPDLAAFCVEAAQEGAEGEETPYTSARNAFPGIVTGVKLGTVDAQVEIQAGPHRIVSLLTREAVEELGLEVGARATARVKSTSVFIDRV, encoded by the coding sequence ATGGAGTCCTACACGATCGGCCAGGCGGCCCGGATGCTCGGCGTCAGCGTCGACACGGCCCGGCGCTGGGCGGATGCCGAACGGTTCCCCACCCACCGCGAGGGCACCCGGCGGATGGTGGACGGGCCCGACCTGGCCGCCTTCTGCGTCGAGGCCGCGCAGGAGGGTGCCGAGGGCGAGGAGACCCCGTACACCTCGGCGCGCAACGCCTTCCCGGGCATCGTCACCGGGGTGAAGCTCGGCACGGTCGACGCGCAGGTGGAGATCCAGGCCGGGCCGCACCGGATCGTGTCGCTGCTGACGCGGGAGGCGGTGGAGGAGCTCGGGCTGGAAGTCGGCGCGCGGGCCACGGCGCGGGTGAAGTCGACGAGCGTGTTCATCGACCGGGTCTGA
- a CDS encoding LysR family transcriptional regulator ArgP gives MDELPLDQVRTLLAVVDEGTFDAAAAALHVTPSAVSQRVKALEQRTGRVLLMRTKPVRATESGEVVVRFARQLARLERDARTELGMDDGMGPVRLPIAVNADSLATWFLPALARVPQDPPVCVELHREDESHTTALLREGQVMAAVTSSPDPVAGCSVRMLGLARYLPTASPAFAARYLTGEPERDLREAPTIVFDRKDDLQDAFVRSLTGDPAAGAGRVRHYIPTSEGFRDAVVAGLGWGLVPEQQSRPLVRTGELVLLEPRRPIDVPLYWQQWRLDSPALSMVAEVIAAAARESLRNPPP, from the coding sequence ATGGATGAGCTTCCGCTGGACCAGGTACGCACGCTGCTCGCCGTGGTGGACGAGGGCACCTTCGACGCGGCCGCGGCCGCCCTGCACGTGACCCCCTCCGCGGTCAGCCAACGGGTCAAGGCGCTGGAGCAGCGGACCGGCCGGGTGCTGCTGATGCGGACGAAGCCGGTGCGGGCGACCGAGTCCGGGGAGGTGGTGGTCCGTTTCGCCCGTCAGCTGGCCCGCCTGGAGCGCGACGCGCGCACCGAGCTGGGGATGGACGACGGGATGGGCCCGGTGCGGCTGCCGATCGCGGTGAACGCGGACTCCCTGGCGACCTGGTTCCTGCCCGCGCTGGCGCGGGTGCCGCAGGATCCGCCGGTCTGCGTCGAGCTCCACCGTGAGGACGAGTCGCACACGACGGCGCTGCTGCGGGAGGGCCAGGTGATGGCGGCGGTGACCTCCTCGCCCGACCCGGTGGCCGGGTGCAGCGTACGGATGCTGGGCCTGGCCCGGTACCTGCCGACGGCGAGCCCCGCGTTCGCGGCCCGGTACCTGACGGGGGAGCCGGAGCGGGACCTGCGGGAGGCCCCGACGATCGTGTTCGACCGCAAGGACGACCTCCAGGACGCCTTCGTCCGCTCGCTGACGGGGGACCCGGCGGCCGGGGCGGGGCGGGTACGGCACTACATCCCGACGTCGGAGGGGTTCCGTGACGCGGTGGTCGCGGGGCTGGGGTGGGGGCTGGTGCCGGAGCAGCAGTCGAGACCACTGGTGCGGACGGGGGAGCTGGTGCTGCTGGAGCCGCGGCGGCCGATAGACGTACCCCTGTACTGGCAGCAGTGGAGGCTCGACTCGCCCGCCCTGTCGATGGTCGCGGAGGTGATCGCGGCGGCGGCCCGGGAGTCGCTCCGCAACCCTCCGCCCTGA